One Pseudomonas abieticivorans genomic region harbors:
- the feaR gene encoding transcriptional regulator FeaR has protein sequence MNEHPTHDFSRWSSTLQNVCGRFSTRPAHGEALFIGDVQRHLLGSTEVARIRTNAASIKRRQADAGSDDDRFCFLVLQKEGAMDIDLGTERLTLNTGDMALLDSSKAYEMLPHGLFTHVSIHLSREKLPVRGSRFGKLSPAGMSGQVLRTVVRQVAFGDLDQWATPQEGEALEDALLALLNPVMHYDYQPLVCDSLRLQAERLIQYSLGNHTLSPLSLAAQLHISVRQLYRLFELEGDSVCRYIQRTRLQTCARELLDPAMGHESITDIAFRWGFTDAAHFSRVFKRQFEVSPRDYRRG, from the coding sequence ATGAACGAACACCCCACCCACGACTTTTCCCGCTGGAGCAGCACGCTGCAGAACGTTTGCGGGCGCTTCTCGACCCGCCCGGCACACGGCGAGGCATTGTTTATCGGTGACGTTCAGCGCCACCTGTTGGGCAGCACCGAGGTGGCCCGGATCCGCACCAATGCCGCCTCCATCAAGCGTCGCCAGGCTGACGCCGGCAGCGACGACGACCGCTTCTGCTTCCTGGTGCTGCAAAAGGAGGGCGCCATGGATATCGACCTGGGCACCGAACGCCTGACCTTGAATACGGGGGACATGGCGTTACTGGACTCCTCCAAAGCCTATGAAATGTTACCCCATGGGCTGTTTACCCACGTATCGATCCACCTGTCGCGCGAAAAACTGCCGGTGCGCGGCAGCCGCTTTGGCAAACTGTCGCCGGCGGGCATGAGTGGCCAGGTATTGCGTACGGTGGTACGCCAAGTGGCGTTTGGCGACCTGGACCAATGGGCCACGCCGCAGGAAGGCGAGGCCCTGGAGGATGCGCTGCTGGCCTTGCTCAACCCGGTGATGCACTACGATTACCAACCGTTGGTATGCGATTCGCTGCGACTGCAAGCTGAGCGGCTGATCCAGTACAGCCTGGGCAACCACACGCTGTCGCCCCTGAGCCTGGCCGCGCAACTGCACATTTCAGTGCGCCAGTTGTATCGGTTGTTCGAGCTTGAAGGTGATTCGGTATGCCGCTACATCCAACGCACGCGCCTGCAAACGTGCGCGCGGGAACTGCTGGACCCGGCGATGGGGCATGAGTCGATTACCGACATCGCGTTTCGCTGGGGGTTTACCGATGCCGCGCATTTTTCGCGGGTGTTCAAGCGCCAGTTTGAGGTTTCACCGCGCGACTATCGGCGCGGTTAG
- a CDS encoding cysteine desulfurase family protein codes for MSTLPLYFDYAATTPVDDRVIQAMVACLGQSGTFGNPASSSHAYGNQARQAVELARRQVGELVGAPAESIIWTSGATESNNLAIKGAAQASDGQRRHIITSVIEHKAVLDTVRELEQQGFPVTWLVPDANGLIHPAAVIAALRSDTLLVSLMLVNNELGTLTDIAGIGQAVRANGALLHVDAAQGAGKVAIDLSCLDVDLMSFSAHKLYGPKGIGALYVGARAKPLLKAQMHGGGHEQGLRSGTLATHQIVGMGAAFALACTEFETDTVHISQLCDTLKTRLLQLPGVRLNGSATQRIPNTLNLLIEHPGFNSARLAGDLALSSTSACNSASHAASHVLLAIGLTQAQALSCVRLSFGRYTRTADVERAFAVISAALSAPALPW; via the coding sequence ATGAGCACCCTGCCCCTCTATTTCGACTACGCCGCCACCACTCCCGTGGACGACCGGGTGATCCAGGCCATGGTCGCTTGCCTCGGCCAGAGCGGCACGTTTGGCAACCCCGCTTCAAGCTCCCACGCCTACGGCAACCAGGCACGCCAAGCGGTGGAACTGGCACGCCGGCAAGTCGGTGAACTGGTGGGCGCGCCCGCCGAATCGATCATCTGGACCTCGGGCGCCACCGAGTCCAACAACCTGGCGATCAAGGGCGCTGCCCAAGCCAGCGACGGCCAGCGACGGCACATCATCACCAGCGTGATCGAGCACAAGGCGGTGCTCGATACCGTGCGCGAGCTGGAGCAACAGGGTTTCCCGGTAACCTGGCTGGTGCCCGATGCGAACGGCTTGATCCACCCCGCCGCCGTCATCGCGGCCCTGCGCAGCGACACCCTGCTGGTCAGCCTGATGCTGGTGAACAACGAGCTGGGCACCCTGACCGACATCGCCGGCATCGGCCAGGCCGTGCGGGCCAACGGCGCCCTGCTGCATGTGGACGCGGCCCAAGGTGCGGGCAAGGTGGCCATCGACTTGAGCTGCCTTGATGTCGACCTGATGTCTTTTTCCGCCCACAAGCTGTACGGCCCCAAGGGCATTGGCGCGCTGTACGTGGGTGCGCGGGCCAAGCCACTGCTCAAGGCCCAGATGCACGGCGGCGGTCACGAGCAGGGGCTGCGTTCGGGCACCCTGGCCACCCACCAGATCGTCGGCATGGGTGCAGCCTTCGCGCTGGCCTGCACCGAATTTGAAACCGACACCGTGCACATCAGCCAGTTGTGCGACACCTTGAAAACCCGCTTGCTGCAGTTGCCAGGCGTGCGCCTCAACGGCAGTGCCACCCAGCGTATTCCCAACACCTTGAACCTGTTGATCGAGCACCCGGGCTTTAACAGCGCGCGCCTGGCGGGCGACCTGGCCCTTTCCTCGACCTCGGCCTGCAACTCGGCCAGCCACGCCGCTTCCCACGTGCTGCTCGCCATTGGCCTGACCCAGGCCCAGGCCTTAAGCTGCGTGCGTCTGAGCTTTGGCCGCTACACCCGCACAGCCGACGTCGAACGGGCGTTTGCCGTGATAAGCGCCGCCTTGAGCGCTCCGGCGTTGCCGTGGTGA
- a CDS encoding aldehyde dehydrogenase family protein: protein MSEIQLLPSVLAFLERDHANFIDGAYAPSLSSNKIAVVNPANGQVIAHIRDADEADVQAAVNGARQAFKGAWADMLPYQKGVILNKLADLIDANNEELAQIETLCSGKSIQLSRHFEIAQSAVFLRYYAGWATKINGETMQPSIPSFGTEKYTAFTRREPVGVVAGIVPWNFSVMIGIWKIASALVTGCTVVIKPSEFTPLTLLRIAELAIEAGVPAGAFNIVNGGGQVGQQLIAHRLISKVAFTGSVPTGIAVGQAAMAANLTRATLELGGKNPAAFLADVDVDMAVAGIIQTAYVHQGQVCASPERFYVHRSRIDELLEKLAAGLAELKIGSPLDESAQFGPLANKPHFEKMLGYFKRAAAESQIVYGGQAIDRPGYYVQPTVIRAHSAGDSLLHEEIFGPVTCFLPFDTEEELVELMNDSPFGLTASLWTNDLSKAMRLIPQIEAGTVWVNMHTFIDPAVPFGGIKASGVGREFGSAFIDDYTELKSVMIKY, encoded by the coding sequence ATGAGTGAAATCCAGCTACTCCCCAGCGTTCTTGCGTTCCTTGAACGCGACCATGCCAATTTTATTGACGGTGCCTATGCACCCAGCCTGTCCAGCAACAAAATAGCAGTGGTCAACCCAGCCAATGGCCAAGTCATCGCGCACATTCGTGACGCTGACGAAGCCGATGTGCAGGCGGCGGTCAACGGTGCGCGGCAGGCGTTCAAGGGCGCCTGGGCCGATATGCTGCCGTATCAGAAGGGCGTGATCCTCAACAAACTCGCCGACCTGATCGACGCCAACAATGAGGAACTGGCGCAGATCGAGACACTATGCTCCGGTAAGTCCATCCAACTGTCGCGGCATTTCGAAATCGCCCAGAGCGCGGTATTCCTGCGTTACTACGCCGGTTGGGCGACCAAGATCAACGGCGAGACCATGCAGCCGTCGATCCCCTCGTTTGGCACTGAAAAGTACACCGCTTTTACTCGCCGCGAGCCGGTGGGCGTGGTGGCCGGTATCGTGCCGTGGAATTTCTCGGTGATGATCGGCATCTGGAAGATCGCCTCGGCCCTGGTCACCGGCTGTACCGTGGTGATCAAGCCCAGTGAATTCACCCCGCTGACCCTGTTGCGTATTGCCGAGCTTGCCATCGAGGCCGGCGTGCCGGCAGGCGCATTCAATATCGTCAACGGTGGTGGCCAGGTGGGCCAGCAACTGATTGCCCATCGTCTGATCAGCAAAGTAGCCTTCACCGGCTCCGTGCCTACCGGCATCGCCGTGGGCCAGGCGGCGATGGCGGCGAACCTGACCCGCGCCACCCTGGAGTTGGGAGGCAAGAACCCGGCGGCCTTCCTGGCGGATGTCGACGTGGACATGGCCGTGGCCGGGATCATCCAGACCGCCTACGTGCACCAGGGCCAGGTGTGCGCCTCGCCCGAGCGCTTCTACGTGCACCGTTCGCGCATCGATGAGTTGCTGGAAAAACTCGCCGCAGGCCTGGCCGAACTGAAGATCGGTTCGCCCCTGGACGAAAGCGCGCAATTCGGCCCATTGGCCAACAAACCGCACTTCGAGAAGATGCTTGGCTACTTCAAACGCGCCGCGGCCGAAAGCCAGATTGTCTACGGCGGCCAAGCCATCGATCGCCCCGGTTACTACGTTCAACCCACGGTGATCCGCGCCCACAGTGCCGGCGACAGCCTGCTGCACGAAGAAATCTTTGGCCCGGTAACCTGCTTTTTGCCGTTCGACACTGAAGAAGAACTGGTCGAGTTGATGAACGACAGCCCTTTCGGCCTGACCGCCAGCCTGTGGACTAACGACCTGTCCAAGGCCATGCGCCTGATCCCGCAGATCGAGGCGGGCACGGTGTGGGTCAACATGCACACCTTCATCGACCCAGCCGTGCCGTTTGGCGGTATCAAGGCGTCGGGCGTGGGCCGTGAGTTCGGCAGCGCCTTTATCGACGACTACACCGAATTGAAGTCGGTGATGATCAAGTACTGA
- the tynA gene encoding primary-amine oxidase: MFNTASFKHTNPLARLALAISLGLFGAAGWAPPASAHGGAAEMVPLQSTLEAFGATVKWDDYADVFVIVKDGAYVKVKPNTKVALLNGKRLELTVPVVFKGKQAYMSKDFINTVFQSGLDKTFVIETRPHPLNPLTADEIKAAVDVVKGSKAYQPDFRFTEISLREPPKAQVWNFVYTGKAVDEPREANIVVLEGKHIIEGVVDLKSKSLKSWKPIEGAHGMVLLDDFATVQSVIEASPEYAQALAKRGINNVKDVVATPLTVGYFDGKDGLEQDKRLLKVVSYLNTDDGNYWAHPIENLVAVVDLEQKKVLKIEDQGVIPVPMKPTPYDGRGRKGVSVKPLEIIEPEGKNYTITGNSIHWQNWDFHVRMDSRVGPILSTVTYDDKGKKRKIMYEGNLGGMIVPYGDPDAGWYFKAYLDSGEYGMGTLTSSLAPGKDAPENAVLLDATIADYTGAPTKIPRAMAVFERYAGPEYKHQEMGKPNISVQRRELVVRWISTVGNYDYIFDWVFQQNGTIGIDAGATGIEAVKGVKSSTMHDATAKEDTKYGTLLDHNIVGTTHQHIYNFRLDMDVDGENNSLVEVNPVIGKNDRGGPRTSTMQTEEQVVSTEQQAAQKFDPATVRLISNTSKENKVGNKVSYQMIPYAGGTHPVAKGANFGKDEWLYHRLSFMDKQLWVTKYNPDERYPEGKYPNRSDKDTGLGQFTADNQSIENTDDVVWLTTGTTHIARAEEWPIMPTEWVHVLLKPWNFFDETPTLDLNAPQ, encoded by the coding sequence ATGTTCAACACCGCATCGTTCAAACACACAAACCCCCTGGCCCGGCTTGCGTTGGCGATTTCACTGGGCCTGTTCGGCGCCGCCGGCTGGGCACCGCCCGCCAGCGCCCACGGCGGCGCGGCTGAGATGGTGCCGCTGCAAAGCACCCTGGAAGCGTTCGGTGCCACGGTGAAGTGGGACGATTACGCCGACGTGTTCGTGATCGTCAAGGACGGCGCCTACGTCAAAGTCAAGCCAAACACAAAGGTCGCGCTGCTCAACGGCAAGCGCCTGGAGCTGACGGTCCCGGTGGTGTTCAAAGGCAAGCAGGCTTACATGTCCAAGGACTTCATCAACACCGTATTCCAGTCGGGGCTGGACAAGACTTTCGTCATCGAAACCCGCCCGCACCCGCTCAACCCCTTGACCGCCGATGAGATCAAGGCCGCCGTGGACGTAGTCAAAGGTTCCAAGGCATACCAGCCGGATTTCCGTTTCACCGAGATTTCCTTGCGCGAGCCGCCAAAAGCCCAGGTGTGGAATTTCGTCTACACCGGCAAGGCCGTGGACGAGCCGCGCGAAGCCAACATCGTGGTGCTGGAAGGCAAGCACATCATCGAAGGCGTGGTCGACCTCAAGAGCAAATCGCTCAAATCCTGGAAGCCCATCGAAGGCGCCCATGGCATGGTGCTGCTGGATGACTTCGCCACCGTGCAATCGGTGATCGAAGCCAGCCCCGAATACGCCCAGGCCCTGGCCAAACGCGGCATCAACAACGTCAAGGACGTGGTGGCAACCCCACTGACCGTGGGCTATTTCGACGGCAAGGACGGCCTTGAGCAAGACAAACGCCTGCTCAAGGTGGTGAGCTACCTGAACACCGACGACGGCAATTACTGGGCCCACCCCATCGAAAACCTGGTGGCCGTGGTGGACCTGGAACAGAAAAAGGTGCTGAAAATCGAAGACCAGGGCGTGATCCCGGTACCGATGAAGCCCACCCCCTATGATGGCCGCGGCCGCAAGGGCGTCAGCGTCAAGCCCCTGGAAATCATTGAGCCCGAAGGCAAGAACTACACCATCACCGGCAACAGCATCCACTGGCAGAACTGGGACTTCCACGTGCGCATGGACTCGCGTGTCGGCCCGATCTTGTCCACCGTCACCTATGACGACAAGGGCAAGAAACGCAAGATCATGTACGAAGGCAACCTGGGCGGCATGATCGTGCCCTACGGCGACCCGGACGCCGGCTGGTACTTCAAGGCCTACCTGGACTCCGGCGAATACGGCATGGGCACCCTCACCTCATCCCTTGCGCCAGGCAAGGATGCACCCGAAAACGCCGTGCTGCTGGACGCCACCATCGCCGACTACACCGGCGCGCCCACCAAGATCCCGCGGGCCATGGCGGTGTTCGAGCGTTACGCGGGGCCGGAATACAAGCACCAGGAAATGGGCAAGCCGAACATCAGCGTGCAGCGCCGCGAGCTGGTGGTGCGCTGGATCAGCACCGTGGGCAACTACGACTACATCTTTGACTGGGTGTTCCAACAGAACGGCACCATCGGCATCGACGCCGGCGCCACTGGCATCGAGGCGGTCAAGGGCGTGAAGTCCAGCACCATGCACGACGCCACCGCCAAGGAAGACACGAAATACGGCACCCTGCTGGACCACAACATCGTCGGCACCACGCACCAGCACATCTACAACTTCCGCCTGGACATGGACGTGGACGGCGAGAACAACTCGCTGGTCGAAGTGAACCCGGTGATCGGCAAGAACGACCGTGGCGGCCCGCGCACCAGCACCATGCAGACCGAGGAGCAAGTGGTGAGCACCGAGCAACAGGCCGCGCAGAAATTCGACCCGGCCACCGTGCGCCTGATCAGCAACACCAGCAAGGAAAACAAGGTGGGCAACAAAGTCTCCTACCAGATGATCCCTTACGCCGGCGGTACCCACCCAGTGGCCAAGGGCGCCAACTTTGGCAAGGATGAATGGCTGTACCACCGCCTCAGCTTCATGGACAAGCAACTCTGGGTGACGAAGTACAACCCCGATGAACGCTACCCGGAAGGCAAGTACCCTAACCGCTCCGACAAGGACACCGGCCTTGGGCAGTTCACCGCCGATAACCAGTCCATCGAGAACACCGATGACGTGGTGTGGTTGACCACCGGCACCACCCACATCGCTCGCGCCGAAGAATGGCCGATCATGCCGACCGAGTGGGTGCACGTGCTGCTCAAACCGTGGAATTTCTTTGACGAGACGCCAACCCTGGATTTGAATGCGCCGCAGTGA
- a CDS encoding NADP-dependent glyceraldehyde-3-phosphate dehydrogenase, which translates to MNQENPLSSLYPAAADIPEQYRLTGQVEQREYLVDGTLRRWEGPLATVRSPISLATEHGDEPVILGSTPLLDADTALTALDAAVRAYDKGRGAWPNLRVAERIQHVESFLARMREQRDAVVKLLMWEIGKNLKDSQKEFDRTCDYIIDTINALKELDRRSSRFELEQDTLGQIRRVPLGVALCMGPYNYPLNETFTTLIPALIMGNTVVFKPAKFGVLLIRPLLEAFRDSFPPGVINVIYGSGRETVSALMASGKIDIFAFIGTHKAASDLKKLHPKPHRLRSALGLDAKNPGIVLPEVDLDNAVNEAVTGSLSFNGQRCTALKILFVHEEVVDQFVSKFNAKLATLKPGMPWDPAASLTPLPEPGKTAYLSGLVSDAVEKGARVVNAGGGAIRGSFFYPAVLYPVTPSMRVYQEEQFGPVVPIVPFRDLETVIDYVLESDFGQQASIFGTNPEQVGKLVDIFANQVGRININAQCQRGPDTYPFNGRKNSAEGTLSVDDALRTFSIRTLVATKFQEANKTLVSEIIRNRQSSFLTTDYIF; encoded by the coding sequence ATGAATCAAGAGAATCCACTGAGCAGCCTGTACCCGGCTGCCGCGGATATCCCGGAGCAGTATCGCCTCACCGGCCAGGTCGAGCAGCGCGAGTACCTGGTGGACGGCACGTTGCGCCGTTGGGAAGGCCCCCTGGCAACGGTGCGCAGCCCGATTTCCCTGGCCACCGAGCACGGTGACGAACCGGTGATCCTGGGCAGCACGCCGCTGCTCGATGCCGACACCGCCCTGACCGCCCTCGACGCCGCCGTGCGGGCCTACGATAAAGGCCGCGGCGCCTGGCCCAACCTGCGGGTGGCCGAGCGCATCCAGCATGTGGAAAGCTTTTTGGCGCGCATGCGTGAGCAGCGCGACGCCGTGGTCAAGCTGTTGATGTGGGAAATCGGCAAGAACCTCAAGGACTCGCAAAAAGAGTTCGACCGCACCTGCGACTACATCATCGACACGATCAACGCCCTCAAAGAGCTTGATCGTCGCTCCAGCCGCTTTGAGCTGGAACAGGACACGCTCGGCCAGATCCGCCGGGTGCCGCTGGGCGTGGCCTTGTGCATGGGCCCTTATAACTACCCGCTCAACGAAACCTTCACCACGCTGATCCCGGCGCTGATCATGGGCAACACCGTGGTGTTCAAGCCGGCCAAGTTCGGCGTGCTGTTGATTCGCCCCCTGCTCGAAGCCTTCCGCGACAGCTTCCCGCCTGGCGTGATCAACGTGATCTATGGCAGTGGCCGCGAAACCGTGAGCGCCCTGATGGCCAGCGGCAAGATCGACATCTTTGCCTTCATCGGCACCCACAAGGCTGCCAGCGACCTGAAAAAGCTGCACCCCAAGCCGCACCGGCTGCGGTCGGCCCTGGGCCTGGATGCGAAAAACCCAGGCATCGTGCTGCCCGAAGTGGACCTGGACAACGCCGTCAACGAAGCCGTGACCGGTTCGCTGTCGTTCAACGGCCAGCGCTGCACCGCGCTCAAGATTCTGTTCGTGCACGAAGAGGTGGTCGATCAGTTCGTGAGCAAGTTCAACGCCAAGCTGGCCACGCTCAAGCCCGGCATGCCGTGGGACCCGGCCGCCTCGCTGACACCGCTGCCGGAACCGGGCAAAACCGCCTACCTGTCGGGGCTGGTCAGTGATGCCGTGGAAAAAGGCGCCCGCGTGGTGAACGCCGGTGGTGGCGCGATTCGTGGCTCGTTCTTCTACCCCGCCGTGCTGTACCCGGTGACGCCGAGCATGCGCGTGTACCAGGAAGAGCAGTTCGGCCCGGTAGTGCCGATCGTGCCGTTCCGCGACCTGGAAACGGTGATCGACTACGTGCTTGAGTCCGACTTCGGCCAGCAGGCAAGTATCTTCGGCACCAACCCCGAGCAGGTCGGCAAGCTGGTGGACATTTTCGCCAACCAGGTGGGCCGCATCAACATCAATGCCCAGTGCCAACGCGGACCGGACACCTACCCGTTCAATGGTCGTAAAAACTCTGCAGAGGGCACGCTGTCGGTGGACGATGCATTGCGCACCTTCTCGATCCGCACCCTGGTAGCGACCAAGTTCCAGGAAGCCAACAAGACGTTGGTCAGCGAGATCATTCGTAATCGCCAGTCGAGCTTTTTGACCACCGATTATATTTTCTGA
- a CDS encoding Lrp/AsnC family transcriptional regulator has protein sequence MDKFDRSILTLLQADCTLPVGEIAERVGLGSTACWRRIQKLEESGMIQRRVALLDPLQLNVKVTVFAAIRTHQHNAQWLARFHELVGGLPEVVACYRMAGDTDYLLRIVVPDIAGYDAVYKQLIQIEGISDISSSFAMEQIKATTQLPLGYV, from the coding sequence GTGGACAAATTTGACCGCAGCATCCTGACCTTGCTTCAGGCCGATTGCACCTTGCCGGTAGGCGAGATTGCCGAGCGCGTGGGCTTGGGCAGCACGGCGTGTTGGCGGCGCATCCAGAAGCTGGAAGAAAGTGGCATGATCCAGCGCCGGGTGGCTTTGCTCGACCCGTTGCAGTTGAACGTGAAGGTCACGGTGTTCGCTGCCATCCGCACCCACCAGCACAACGCACAGTGGCTGGCGCGCTTTCACGAACTGGTCGGTGGTTTGCCTGAAGTGGTGGCGTGCTACCGCATGGCCGGCGATACCGATTACCTGTTGCGCATCGTGGTGCCGGACATCGCAGGCTACGACGCGGTGTACAAGCAACTGATCCAGATCGAAGGCATCAGTGATATCAGTTCCAGCTTTGCCATGGAACAGATCAAAGCCACGACGCAGTTGCCGTTGGGGTACGTGTAG